A part of Aspergillus flavus chromosome 1, complete sequence genomic DNA contains:
- a CDS encoding thioredoxin-like protein, whose product MDQLNSKQEINDAIAKHGSFVLMFTAVWSDVGNITKRNYERIGAKYPTVYMAWVSTDDHPELAEEWGFTAIPATVAYKNGTKVDYFIGPQYLDEQVEQFIKKTL is encoded by the exons ATGGACCAGCTCAACAG CAAGCAAGAAATCAACGACGCCATCGCAAAGCACGGGTCCTTCGTCCTAATGTTCACGGCCGTGTGGAGTGACGTCGGCAATATAACCAAGCGCAATTATGAGAG AATCGGTGCCAAATACCCTACCGTGTACATGGCCTGGGTTAGCACCGATGACCATCCCGAGCTGGCCGAGGAATGGGGTTTTACTGCTATTCCGGCTACTGTTGCATATAAGAATGGTACCAAAGTCGACTACTTCATCGGACCCCAATACTTGGACGAGCAGGTCGAGCAGTTTATCAAGAAGACGCTCTAA
- a CDS encoding alkyl sulfatase (unnamed protein product): MSQPTINPEDSHPPSLHIIEQWKEVKQSLPFDDQQDFDDSRQGWRGHLHPNQVTNDQGVVWDNDEDGPFSANPSLWRQSQLTRKNGLYHVAGPIYQVRGLDLSNTTIIEGDEGIIVIDPLTSLETGAAALALYQKHRGSNRDVKAIIYTHSHVDHFGGVKGFVSEKDIIAPEGFLEHAVSENVYTGTSMSRRAAYMYGAALERGPRGQIGAGLGQTTSTGTMAPDTEAPSEMLIWFSDLNALCAAEDATHTFHNILTLRGAVVRDPHSWAKYLTETIDRYGSKVEVVFAQHHWPTWGNDNILKFLTYQRDLYAYVHDQTLRLLNKGYNGPEIAEMLTLPPALDQSWYCRGYYGSLSHNVKAIYQRYVGWFDGNPAHLWEHTPVEKAKRYVKLIGEDEIIEQGVKEYLKGDYRWAAELLSHAVFNNPDNKDACNKLADVYEQLGYGAENGTWRNFYISGATELRSGNFGTPTQTASADVAGQLSPDMVLDTLAIQIKGPEAWDKKVLMDLVVSDQDNKTYHSWLSNGALVYSTAGQSDAAQVTLTGTAKQLTALAVYGPDPEALVNTGVVIDGDTTALDMLASLLDPGDPNFNIVTP; this comes from the exons ATGAGCCAGCCAACCATCAATCCTGAGGATTCGCATCCTCCAAGCCTCCACATCATCGAGCAGTGGAAGGAGGTCAAACAAAGTCTACCCTTCGATGACCAGCAGGACTTTGACGACTCTAGACAGGGCTGGAGAGGTCACCTCCACCCTAACCAGGTCACCAATGATCAAGGCGTGGTGTGGGACAACGAT GAGGACGGTCCATTCTCAGCCAACCCAAGTCTGTGGCGCCAGTCGCAACTTACTCGCAAGAATGGACTATATCATGTCGCCGGGCCCATCTACCAAGTGCGTGGACTCGACCTCTCGAACACGACCATCATTGAGGGCGACGAGGGCATCATTGTCATCGATCCCCTCACTTCGCTGGAGACCGGTGCTGCTGCACTCGCCCTCTATCAGAAACATCGGGGCAGCAACAGAGACGTCAAGGCTATCATTTATACGCACTCCCACGTTGACCACTTCGGTGGGGTCAAAGGCTTCGTCAGCGAAAAGGAT ATCATTGCCCCCGAGGGCTTCCTGGAGCATGCTGTCTCCGAGAACGTCTACACTGGCACTTCAATGAGCCGCCGCGCCGCGTACATGTACGGTGCTGCCCTCGAGCGCGGACCGAGAGGTCAGATCGGTGCTGGTTTGGGACAGACTACATCCACCGGCACC ATGGCACCGGACACCGAGGCGCCTTCCGAAATGCTCATCTGGTTCTCCGATCTCAACGCACTCTGTGCTGCCGAGGACGCCACTCACACCTTCCACAACATCCTGACCCTGCGTGGCGCTGTCGTCCGCGATCCGCACTCCTGGGCCAAGTACCTCACAGAGACCATTGACCGCTACGGCAGCAAAGTCGAGGTCGTTTTCGCCCAGCATCACTGGCCAACCTGGGGCAATGACAACATCCTGAAGTTCCTCACCTACCAGCGTGACCTGTACGCATATGTGCATGACCAGACCCTCCGCCTGCTGAACAAGGGATACAACGGCCCTGAGATCGCCGAAATGCTGACCTTGCCGCCGGCCCTTGATCAGTCTTGGTATTGCCGTGGCTACTACGGCTCTCTGAGCCACAACGTCAAAGCCATCTATCAACGCTACGTCGGCTGGTTCGACGGCAACCCAGCTCATCTGTGGGAGCACACCCCCGTCGAGAAGGCCAAAAGGTACGTGAAACTCAttggtgaggatgagatcaTCGAACAGGGTGTCAAGGAATACCTAAAAGGAGACTACCGCTGGGCCGCTGAACTTCTGAGTCATGCCGTCTTCAACAACCCCGACAACAAGGATGCCTGCAACAAGCTGGCAGATGTGTACGAACAACTGGGATACGGCGCCGAAAACGGGACCTGGCGAAACTTTTACATCTCCGGAGCGACTGAGCTGCGCAGTGGCAACTTTGGCACGCCTACACAGACGGCCTCGGCAGATGTGGCGGGCCAGCTCAGCCCAGATATGGTCCTGGACACTCTCGCTATCCAGATTAAAGGACCTGAGGCGTGGGATAAGAAGGTGCTTATGGATCTCGTCGTTTCGGATCAAGATAATAAAACTTACCATTCCTGGCTCTCTAACGGGGCACTCGTCTACAGCACCGCTGGCCAGTCGGACGCTGCTCAGGTGACTCTGACTGGTACTGCTAAGCAGTTGACTGCGCTTGCTGTGTATGGGCCTGATCCAGAGGCTTTGGTTAATACCGGCGTTGTCATTGATGGAGATACTACTGCGCTGGATATGCTTGCGTCGTTGCTTGATCCGGGTGATCCTAACTTCAATATTGTTACTCCATGA